CTTCTAGTAGATCCTGTCCTTTGATGTACAGTCGATTTTTCTCTGTTAAGGTATCTATGCCAACAATGGTTAGGATATTTTCCTTTTTCTTCAAATCAATCCCTAACTCAGCTTCTACATAGGGAGTTACTGCAGTCCGCATGCGGTCTTTAAAAGTATCTTGCCAGGTAAAAGACGATAAAACAACAAAACTAACGAGAAGTAAAAGATTTCTTTTCATTTCTTATCTATTGGGATATAAATTAAAGCGTAATTTACATCTTTTGTACTAATTTTCACTGAATCTCCAGCGAATTATCGTCTTCTTAAAAAACGAATGGCTTATCTACGCTATTTTCCACTAAATTTTACATCACTCAAGGTGTTCATAAAGGCAATCAAGGCTTCTTTTTCTGCTTCAGTCAAAGGCAATCGATTCCCATTATCCTTAAAAATAGGATCTAAATTAGCAGCATCTAATACGCCTTGATCCATATAATCCAATACCGCTCGTAGGGTCTCAAATTGTCCAAAACTCCCATAAGGTGCTGTATAGGCGATATTGCGCAAGGAAGGAACGCGAAAACTCATATAGTCATTTAAATCTCCTGTAACACGGGCTCTACCCGCCTCGTTTGAATCGCTATTCAGGGGGAAACCAATGTTTCTAAACGTCTGATCGGTAAATAGTGCTCCACTATGACAACTAGCACAATGCTGCTGAAACAAATGATGTCCTTCTTGTTCTTGAGCTGTAAATTGAGCTTCTTTACGTTGAACCTGATCGTATTTACTGTTGGCTGAAATTAAGGTATATTCATATTGAGCGATACTTTTATAAATTCTTTGATCGGTAATCTCACGATCTCCAAAAGTCTGAAAAAACAACTTCTGATAATCAGGATCGTTCTTTATTTTGCCAATCACCTCGACCACAGAGGAATGCATTTCTTCGGGCATGATAATAGGCACGATGACTTGGCCTTCCAATTGACGCTTACTTCCATCCCAATTGTAATATTGCATAAAGGCCAAATTTTGAATCGGCGGAACATTGCGCAAACCTACCTTCCCTTCTATTCCAATCGCTTGTTTTTGATGATCTGCATAGGCACTTGCTTGTATGTGACAAGTTGCACAAGACACCGTATTATCTCTACTTAAACGTGGATCTGTAAAAAGCTTTTCTCCTAAAATAACACCGTACTTCGTCGGTTGGTTTTTAAAAAAAGCAGCATTCAATTCAGGAAAATCTGCTGGAATCGTCAAATCCAATACGGGATTGTCTGTGATTGGTTCATACGCATCATCTGAACTACAAGAAACAAGGCCTAAAAGGAATAGCAATACACTAATTTTCTTTATTTTATTTTTCATAGTAAAAACGAAAGAGCCGTTGAGACCAACGGCTCGGATTTAATTTTTTACCTGAAGAACAGAAAACATTCCGCTTACATCACTACGTCCATTTCCGCCTAAATTATCAACAAATTTGACCATTTGAACTGCTGTATGCACATTAGGTGTTGCGTTGCTATCCGAATCTGTCCCAGACTTCAGCTTAATTGTATTTGATTTTCCGCTTAATAAGGCGTTAAAATCAGCTTTAATCAAAATTTCAGGTGATGATTTTCCTACTTGCGCAAAAACAGGTAAGTCTAACGTAATATCGCGATAAGCATCTACTCCTTGTTTTAAATCTTCATTTTCTCCATTTTCTAGTGTACTTCCTGTGTGAATTGATAAAGGTTTGTGATCGGCTTCATAAAAACCTTCAATCTTCGTAAAACGATATCCTGTACCCCATTCCCACATCATTTGAGTATCATTAGCTCCTGCTGCAGCATAGAAATTAGGGAATCTCACTTCATTCAATACATTTAAATCATTACGCACACCTAAACCAAACTTGATCTGTTTGTATTCTCCTTTTGGAATATCGCGTAAAACATAGCTTAAACTACTTGCTTTTGCTTGATCAATAACTGTAGCCCCTTGATCCAAATCATTGATAAAATATGGAATTTCTTTTCCGTCATTCTTGATTAGACGGATGTTGCTAATTACATATTTCAACTCGTTAAAATGGTGTACTTGTCCTTCAACAGAGGTATTAACTGTTGCTGCAGTTGACGTAGCATCCCCCAAAACAATCGTTTTATCTCCAAAGGTATTCGTGAAAGATAAAGTAATTTTATTAGCAGCTGTACTGTTATCATCACTTGAACAAGATACCATAGCTAAGGTAAGAGCAGCTAAAGCGAAGTATTTTTTTACGTTTTTCATTTGTGTATTATTTATTGTGTTTTGTTTAAAAATTAAGTTTTAAGGAGGTGAAAATATTGCGCCCCATCCTTGGTATATTGCCCCAATCGGCATAAGTGGAATAATATTCATTGAGCAGGTTTTCAGCTCCGATTTGAAAAACTGCTTTGACATCTTTTACATAAAAAGAATAATCAACAGAAGCATTCCAAATAGCATAGGAAGGCGTTTGACTTTCTCCATACTCCGGGCTATAATCGCGTTGTTTGGCATCTCCATGAACGGAAGTCTGCATACCAAAATCTCCATAACTATAATGCAATGTCGTTTGATAGCTCAAAGGTCGAATGAAAGGCAAATTGCCTTTATCATCATCTTGTCCTTTCGCATACGTCAACGTTCCTTTCCAATGCAAGTGATCGGTTAGATTGTACGACCCTGTTAATGAAAAGTTGAACAACGTAGCATAATCCAAAGAGGTATAGCCTTTTACACCGACAGATTGATAATTCATCGGGCTACCTAAGCTCAAAATACGTCCAATGATATAATCCTTGATGTAGAAGTAATTCGCCTTCGCTTGTAGTCCAAAGCGCTTTCCTTTATACCCTACACTGGCATTTAATTCATGGGAAACTTCATTTTTCA
The window above is part of the Myroides odoratus DSM 2801 genome. Proteins encoded here:
- a CDS encoding cytochrome-c peroxidase — protein: MKNKIKKISVLLFLLGLVSCSSDDAYEPITDNPVLDLTIPADFPELNAAFFKNQPTKYGVILGEKLFTDPRLSRDNTVSCATCHIQASAYADHQKQAIGIEGKVGLRNVPPIQNLAFMQYYNWDGSKRQLEGQVIVPIIMPEEMHSSVVEVIGKIKNDPDYQKLFFQTFGDREITDQRIYKSIAQYEYTLISANSKYDQVQRKEAQFTAQEQEGHHLFQQHCASCHSGALFTDQTFRNIGFPLNSDSNEAGRARVTGDLNDYMSFRVPSLRNIAYTAPYGSFGQFETLRAVLDYMDQGVLDAANLDPIFKDNGNRLPLTEAEKEALIAFMNTLSDVKFSGK
- a CDS encoding MbnP family protein, which produces MKNVKKYFALAALTLAMVSCSSDDNSTAANKITLSFTNTFGDKTIVLGDATSTAATVNTSVEGQVHHFNELKYVISNIRLIKNDGKEIPYFINDLDQGATVIDQAKASSLSYVLRDIPKGEYKQIKFGLGVRNDLNVLNEVRFPNFYAAAGANDTQMMWEWGTGYRFTKIEGFYEADHKPLSIHTGSTLENGENEDLKQGVDAYRDITLDLPVFAQVGKSSPEILIKADFNALLSGKSNTIKLKSGTDSDSNATPNVHTAVQMVKFVDNLGGNGRSDVSGMFSVLQVKN